A window from Candidatus Nitrospira neomarina encodes these proteins:
- the pstB gene encoding phosphate ABC transporter ATP-binding protein PstB — protein MKKTFVESETAQHSVTEGPAKIVIQDMNFYYGTVQALKCVNMTVPANKVTAFIGPSGCGKSTLLRCLNRLNDLVDGARVEGTILLDEENIYRPEVDATDLRTRVGMVFQKINPFPKTVWQNVAYGPQLQKIRKRAILDEIVETSLQGAGLWDEVKDRLHASALGLSGGQQQRLCIARALAVNPEVLLMDEPCSALDPISTGRIEELLHTLKERLTVVIVTHNMQQAARVSDLTGFFLLGELIEFDGTKKIFTNPGDSRTEDYVTGRFG, from the coding sequence ATGAAGAAGACGTTTGTAGAATCTGAAACGGCCCAACATTCAGTAACGGAGGGACCTGCGAAAATCGTCATTCAAGATATGAACTTTTACTATGGAACCGTTCAGGCGCTCAAATGTGTGAATATGACCGTTCCCGCCAATAAAGTGACGGCATTTATCGGACCTTCAGGTTGCGGAAAATCGACTCTTTTGCGCTGTCTCAATCGTCTCAATGATCTGGTCGATGGCGCCAGGGTCGAAGGAACCATTCTCCTGGATGAGGAAAATATTTATCGACCTGAAGTCGATGCGACCGATCTTCGAACCCGGGTTGGGATGGTCTTTCAAAAGATTAATCCGTTTCCCAAAACCGTCTGGCAGAATGTGGCGTATGGTCCGCAATTGCAGAAGATCCGCAAACGTGCCATTCTTGACGAAATCGTTGAAACAAGTCTCCAGGGGGCGGGATTGTGGGATGAGGTTAAAGACCGGTTGCATGCCAGCGCTTTGGGCTTGTCGGGAGGTCAACAACAACGACTCTGTATTGCGAGGGCACTTGCGGTGAATCCAGAAGTGTTGTTGATGGATGAACCGTGTTCCGCTCTGGATCCGATCTCCACCGGGAGGATTGAGGAACTTCTGCATACGTTAAAAGAGCGGCTCACAGTGGTAATCGTGACACATAACATGCAACAGGCTGCCCGAGTCTCTGATTTGACGGGATTCTTCTTGTTAGGGGAATTAATCGAATTCGATGGCACCAAGAAAATTTTCACCAATCCGGGCGATTCCCGAACGGAAGATTATGTGACGGGGCGGTTCGGCTGA
- the pstA gene encoding phosphate ABC transporter permease PstA, protein MKFFQRFFASGTLFIWLAGGALACSLLLIGGLLALIFVNGMGYFWPKDLVQFTLKDDTRVLGEIVDTQRIPETVSADFPDGQSRIQLKVGNRDVYGLDFRWVDEADIAQRTWPQDVIAFERREWGNFYGWVTEVWDGETRLAQGRDIGWDIWYPFLEQAEALHQEIHHIEHDVIGAINADMERARLNLKVLESKGEISQDSADILQREIQQREAAYQEQIERLVGLYERLNRYRVTLMDVTGEEKTFPVGGIVKAWRPNAMTVADKILMYMENFWNVLTEEPREANTEGGIFPAIFGTVMMVLVMSVVVVPFGVLAAVYLKEYAKQGPLTRMIRIAVNNLAGVPSIVFGVFGLGFFVYAVGGTIDQLFFSASLPNPTFGTGGMLWASLTLALMTVPVVIVATEEGLSAVPREYREGSLGLGATKFESLMRVVLPCAMPGILTGLILAVSRATGEVAPLMLTGVVKLAPALPVDSQFPFLHLDRKFMHLGFHIYDVGFQSPNVEAAKPMVYVTTLVLVLVVLLLNMTAIALRTRMRKRYAGASV, encoded by the coding sequence ATGAAATTTTTCCAACGGTTTTTTGCATCCGGCACATTATTTATCTGGTTGGCAGGTGGTGCCTTAGCCTGTTCTCTGCTTCTGATCGGCGGCCTCCTGGCGCTTATTTTCGTAAATGGTATGGGCTATTTTTGGCCGAAAGATCTCGTGCAGTTCACGCTCAAGGATGACACCCGGGTGCTCGGGGAAATCGTGGATACCCAGCGCATTCCGGAAACCGTCAGCGCAGATTTTCCCGATGGACAGTCTCGCATCCAACTGAAGGTGGGCAACCGGGATGTGTACGGACTGGATTTCCGATGGGTTGATGAAGCCGACATTGCCCAACGGACCTGGCCTCAGGATGTCATCGCATTTGAACGACGGGAGTGGGGAAACTTTTATGGCTGGGTCACGGAAGTGTGGGACGGGGAGACCCGTCTAGCTCAGGGCCGGGATATTGGATGGGACATCTGGTATCCCTTCTTGGAGCAGGCCGAAGCTCTTCACCAGGAAATTCATCATATTGAACACGATGTGATTGGCGCCATAAACGCTGACATGGAGCGGGCGCGTCTGAATTTGAAGGTTTTGGAATCAAAAGGGGAAATTTCTCAGGATTCAGCCGACATTCTTCAACGGGAGATTCAACAACGGGAAGCGGCATATCAGGAGCAGATCGAACGATTGGTGGGGTTGTATGAGCGATTGAACCGGTATCGTGTCACCCTCATGGATGTCACTGGCGAAGAAAAAACATTTCCGGTTGGCGGCATTGTCAAGGCGTGGCGTCCGAATGCCATGACTGTGGCGGACAAAATCCTGATGTATATGGAAAACTTCTGGAACGTGTTAACCGAAGAGCCACGGGAAGCAAATACCGAAGGTGGGATCTTCCCTGCGATTTTCGGGACGGTCATGATGGTCTTGGTGATGAGTGTGGTGGTGGTGCCGTTCGGGGTCCTGGCTGCCGTGTATTTAAAGGAATATGCCAAACAAGGCCCATTGACCCGAATGATCCGGATTGCGGTGAATAATCTTGCAGGGGTTCCGTCAATTGTCTTTGGTGTATTCGGTCTGGGGTTCTTTGTGTATGCGGTGGGGGGAACCATTGATCAATTATTTTTTTCGGCCTCCTTGCCGAATCCGACATTTGGAACCGGGGGAATGTTATGGGCTTCACTGACTTTAGCCCTCATGACTGTTCCAGTCGTGATTGTGGCGACGGAAGAAGGATTATCGGCGGTTCCCAGGGAGTATCGGGAAGGGTCGTTGGGATTGGGGGCGACAAAATTTGAATCCCTCATGCGGGTTGTCCTGCCGTGTGCCATGCCGGGGATTTTAACCGGGTTGATTCTCGCGGTATCCAGGGCGACCGGCGAAGTGGCGCCACTCATGTTAACCGGCGTGGTCAAACTTGCTCCGGCCCTGCCGGTTGATAGTCAGTTTCCTTTTCTGCATCTTGATCGAAAATTTATGCATTTGGGCTTTCATATCTATGATGTGGGTTTTCAATCCCCTAATGTGGAGGCGGCAAAGCCAATGGTTTACGTCACGACCCTGGTCCTGGTTCTGGTCGTCCTCCTCTTGAACATGACCGCCATTGCGCTCCGCACCCGGATGCGGAAGCGCTATGCTGGCGCTTCGGTCTAA
- a CDS encoding RpiB/LacA/LacB family sugar-phosphate isomerase, giving the protein MKIGVGADPFGLELKEAVKRHVLALGHVCVDVGGTTDEARPYYEVAHEVAGKVGSGECDRGILVCGTGMGMAIIANKHPNVYAAVCEDPSAATKARSINNANVLTMGGMVTAFYKGKEILDAFLTTEFKSGWDEEIQAFLDRSMIDIQRIESEEFKN; this is encoded by the coding sequence ATGAAGATTGGAGTCGGAGCAGATCCCTTTGGCCTGGAACTGAAAGAGGCAGTGAAGCGACATGTCCTGGCACTCGGTCATGTATGCGTGGATGTGGGCGGGACCACGGATGAAGCACGTCCCTATTATGAAGTCGCGCATGAAGTCGCCGGAAAAGTGGGTTCAGGTGAGTGTGATCGCGGTATCCTGGTGTGCGGGACAGGGATGGGCATGGCGATCATTGCGAACAAACATCCGAACGTCTATGCCGCGGTGTGTGAGGATCCTTCGGCGGCGACCAAGGCCCGATCGATCAACAATGCCAACGTACTCACCATGGGTGGCATGGTTACGGCATTTTACAAAGGCAAGGAGATCCTTGATGCGTTTCTCACGACTGAATTCAAAAGCGGATGGGATGAGGAGATCCAAGCTTTTCTTGACCGTTCAATGATCGATATCCAGCGGATTGAGTCCGAGGAATTCAAGAATTGA
- a CDS encoding ABC transporter permease subunit, with product MMPPVSSSSSSLESNKQLLSGVSRTGTRRRIRHLIDRVAKYIVGAGGLATIVSILGIFVYLVWEVIPLFQPATVSLELTLPVAIPGAQVSERTHMLVGIDEYREVPFIFEGKQLKFLSLPNGTPIPEAGGELSIEGEPTSVVRVGLKGHTLSVGTDRGLVYLVKIMYRSDFQGDQRTILPSVKVNDPVRVVPDGTGIILHAHVTRGDEIQTVVALTGSGELWVTRIEEPGDFSFSDDVVVTTNRLVLPPDAHLRALALDSVGKRLVAGTNDGHLLAWEWERQGFDALPQSVPVGAAGDGVTALSYVLGERTLVAGTTSGTVSTWAFSADQSGPSGKILRKVHTFTPHARAVTSLSVSQRDKGFLTADEQGTVMLHYSTTGETILEIPGRGKAIESLRYAPKADGVVWLEEGGTLQTYAIDNPHPEVTFQSLFFPVTYEGYDRPEMIWQSSSGSDEFEPKLGLIPLMFGTLKGTLYAMVLAIPLAVMGAIYTGMFMHPHLRSVVKPSLELMAALPSVVLGFLAGLWFAPLLEKIFPAVVAIVGLLPLVIAVCCLAWQFLPIRVKRFEAYGLDLMVMMVAIVLTVSACLMANQSIEGWLFGGNFKQWLIQNLGLTYDQRNAIVISFAMGFAVIPIIFSIAEDAIANVPKQLVAGSLALGATRWQTLTRLVLISASPGIFSALMIGFGRAIGETMIVLMATGNTPIMDWSMFNGFRTLSANIAVEMPEAPHGGTLYRVLFLSGLILFGFTFTVNTIAEIVRQRLRQKYSQF from the coding sequence ATGATGCCACCCGTATCTTCCTCCTCCTCCTCTTTGGAATCGAATAAACAATTATTGTCCGGCGTTTCCCGCACGGGCACTCGAAGGCGGATCCGTCACCTGATTGATCGTGTGGCCAAGTATATCGTTGGGGCGGGAGGCCTGGCGACGATTGTCAGTATTCTTGGGATTTTTGTGTATCTGGTGTGGGAAGTCATTCCTTTGTTTCAACCCGCGACCGTCTCTCTTGAACTGACTCTGCCTGTGGCAATTCCCGGGGCTCAAGTTTCCGAACGGACTCACATGTTGGTGGGGATTGATGAATACCGTGAAGTTCCGTTTATTTTTGAAGGGAAACAGCTCAAATTTCTTTCCTTACCCAATGGCACGCCAATACCGGAGGCGGGCGGGGAGTTGTCGATCGAAGGTGAGCCGACGTCTGTGGTGCGTGTCGGGTTAAAAGGCCATACCCTTAGCGTCGGGACCGATCGGGGACTCGTCTATCTGGTCAAGATCATGTATCGCTCGGATTTCCAAGGGGACCAACGGACCATTCTCCCGAGTGTGAAGGTCAACGATCCTGTGCGGGTGGTGCCTGACGGAACGGGGATCATTCTCCATGCGCATGTCACTCGAGGAGATGAAATTCAAACAGTCGTGGCTCTCACCGGAAGCGGGGAGCTTTGGGTGACCAGGATTGAAGAACCAGGGGATTTTTCCTTTTCGGATGACGTCGTTGTCACAACCAATCGGCTGGTCCTTCCGCCGGATGCTCATCTGAGGGCTTTGGCCCTGGATAGTGTGGGAAAACGATTGGTAGCCGGGACGAACGATGGGCATCTCCTCGCATGGGAATGGGAACGGCAGGGATTTGATGCCCTGCCTCAATCCGTGCCTGTAGGTGCTGCCGGGGATGGCGTGACTGCTCTCTCATATGTGTTAGGTGAACGAACGTTGGTGGCTGGCACCACTTCGGGCACCGTGAGTACATGGGCGTTCTCAGCCGATCAGTCAGGGCCGTCCGGAAAAATCCTGAGAAAAGTCCATACCTTTACCCCTCATGCCCGGGCGGTGACAAGTCTCTCCGTGTCCCAACGGGATAAAGGATTTCTCACTGCCGACGAGCAGGGAACCGTGATGCTGCATTATTCCACAACTGGAGAAACGATTTTAGAAATTCCTGGTAGGGGCAAAGCCATCGAATCTCTGCGCTATGCTCCAAAAGCCGATGGCGTGGTGTGGTTGGAGGAAGGTGGCACGCTTCAGACCTATGCTATTGATAATCCCCATCCGGAGGTGACGTTCCAATCCTTATTTTTTCCGGTGACCTATGAAGGCTATGACCGTCCGGAGATGATTTGGCAATCCTCCAGCGGGTCGGATGAGTTTGAGCCGAAATTGGGACTCATCCCACTTATGTTTGGGACGTTGAAGGGGACGTTGTATGCCATGGTGTTGGCCATCCCTCTCGCCGTTATGGGAGCCATTTATACGGGGATGTTCATGCATCCCCATCTTCGATCTGTGGTGAAGCCGTCTCTGGAATTAATGGCGGCTCTCCCGTCGGTGGTTTTGGGCTTTCTCGCGGGCCTCTGGTTTGCTCCTCTCTTAGAAAAGATTTTCCCTGCGGTGGTGGCTATTGTAGGATTGCTGCCTCTGGTAATTGCCGTCTGTTGTCTGGCTTGGCAATTTCTCCCTATTCGGGTCAAGCGCTTTGAGGCGTATGGCCTTGATCTGATGGTCATGATGGTCGCCATTGTTCTCACGGTGAGTGCCTGTTTGATGGCCAATCAGTCGATTGAGGGCTGGTTGTTTGGAGGAAATTTCAAACAATGGTTAATACAAAATTTGGGGTTAACGTATGATCAGCGTAATGCCATTGTTATTAGTTTTGCGATGGGCTTTGCGGTGATTCCGATTATTTTCAGTATTGCTGAAGATGCCATTGCCAATGTGCCGAAGCAACTTGTCGCCGGATCTCTGGCCCTGGGAGCGACACGTTGGCAGACCTTGACCCGGTTAGTTCTCATCTCGGCCAGTCCGGGGATCTTCTCGGCATTGATGATCGGATTTGGGCGTGCGATAGGCGAAACGATGATTGTCCTGATGGCCACCGGAAATACCCCGATCATGGATTGGAGTATGTTCAATGGATTTCGTACGCTCTCGGCCAACATTGCAGTGGAAATGCCTGAAGCTCCTCACGGCGGGACCTTGTATCGTGTGTTGTTCCTGTCCGGTCTGATTTTGTTTGGCTTCACCTTTACGGTTAATACGATTGCCGAAATCGTCCGGCAACGCCTCCGTCAAAAATATTCTCAGTTTTAA
- a CDS encoding zinc-binding alcohol dehydrogenase family protein: MKAVAYKTPGPIEREDALQDITLETPKAEGRDLLVKIIAVSVNPVDTKLRLRAAPEGDWGVLGFDASGVVEAVGPEVRNFKPGDAVFYAGSIARPGTNSEYHLVDERIVGGKPSSLSDAEAAALPLTAITAWEMLFDRLDVKRPTPEGGNAILIIGGAGGVGSITIQLLRALTALTVIATASRPETQDWVRECGAHHVIDHRQPLAPQVETLGLSAPGFVFSTTQTGQHVTDIVKLIAPQGRFGVIDDPNVLNVMPFKLKAVSIHWEMMFTRSLFGTPDMAEQGKLLNEVAALVDAGRIRSTVTETAGKIDAATLRAVHAQLESGSARGKIVLEGF, translated from the coding sequence ATGAAAGCCGTTGCCTACAAAACACCTGGTCCGATTGAGCGTGAAGACGCCCTGCAGGACATTACTCTTGAGACACCCAAAGCTGAAGGCCGTGATCTGCTCGTCAAGATCATCGCTGTGTCGGTCAACCCCGTGGACACCAAATTGCGCCTCCGTGCTGCTCCCGAAGGCGATTGGGGCGTACTTGGATTTGATGCTTCCGGCGTTGTCGAGGCTGTGGGGCCTGAGGTGCGGAATTTCAAACCGGGCGATGCCGTTTTTTATGCCGGGTCTATTGCGCGACCTGGCACCAACAGCGAGTATCACCTTGTTGATGAACGCATCGTGGGCGGCAAACCTTCCAGCTTGAGCGATGCGGAGGCCGCAGCTCTTCCGCTCACGGCCATTACCGCCTGGGAAATGTTGTTTGACCGGCTCGACGTCAAACGCCCGACTCCGGAGGGAGGCAACGCCATTTTAATCATTGGTGGCGCAGGTGGCGTCGGCTCAATCACCATTCAGCTTCTGCGGGCATTGACCGCTCTCACGGTGATCGCTACCGCCTCGCGTCCTGAAACGCAGGATTGGGTGCGCGAATGCGGCGCCCATCACGTGATCGACCACCGCCAGCCTTTAGCACCTCAGGTTGAGACACTGGGTCTCAGCGCTCCCGGGTTTGTGTTCTCAACGACCCAGACCGGCCAGCATGTAACGGATATCGTCAAACTGATTGCGCCGCAGGGCCGTTTTGGCGTGATCGATGACCCGAACGTGCTCAACGTCATGCCCTTCAAGCTCAAGGCCGTGTCAATTCATTGGGAAATGATGTTCACGCGTTCGCTCTTTGGCACACCGGATATGGCGGAACAGGGGAAGCTGTTGAACGAAGTGGCCGCGCTGGTCGATGCGGGGCGCATCCGTTCCACCGTGACCGAAACCGCGGGCAAGATCGATGCGGCGACGCTGCGCGCGGTGCATGCGCAACTCGAAAGCGGCTCGGCGCGGGGCAAGATTGTGCTTGAAGGGTTTTGA
- a CDS encoding PstS family phosphate ABC transporter substrate-binding protein — translation MLGASTVWAKDEMEDPNWVNYAKVSGVSGNLNSIGSDTLNNLMTLWAEGFRRQYPNVKIQIEGKGSSTAPPALIEGTAQLGPMSRKMKGKEIDAFESKFGYKPTPFPVAIDALAVYVNKDNPIQGMTIEQVDAVFSKTRQHGYKENLSSWGQLGLTGMFADMPISIYGRNSASGTYGFFKEVVLENGDYKDEVKEQPGSASVVQGVTEDQAGIGYSGIGYRTSSVHALPLSMKAGQPFVEPNYENAIKGEYPLSRYLFVYVNKAPNQPLSPIVREFLKYVYSREGQKVVIKDGYFPIPEKIIGKQSEHLK, via the coding sequence ATGCTTGGGGCCTCTACTGTTTGGGCTAAAGATGAGATGGAAGATCCTAATTGGGTGAATTATGCCAAGGTGAGTGGCGTATCCGGAAACCTTAATAGCATTGGCTCGGATACCCTGAATAATCTTATGACGCTATGGGCTGAAGGATTCCGGAGGCAATACCCCAATGTCAAAATTCAGATTGAGGGAAAAGGATCAAGCACCGCTCCCCCTGCTCTCATTGAAGGAACGGCTCAATTGGGGCCGATGTCCCGTAAGATGAAGGGGAAAGAAATCGATGCCTTTGAGTCGAAGTTCGGTTATAAACCTACCCCCTTTCCCGTTGCGATTGATGCGTTGGCGGTCTATGTCAATAAGGACAATCCCATTCAAGGGATGACGATTGAGCAAGTCGACGCGGTATTTTCTAAGACCCGGCAGCACGGATATAAGGAAAACCTCTCCAGTTGGGGCCAATTGGGGTTAACCGGCATGTTTGCCGATATGCCGATCAGTATCTATGGCCGGAATTCGGCATCGGGGACCTATGGGTTTTTCAAAGAAGTGGTGCTGGAAAATGGTGATTATAAAGATGAAGTGAAGGAACAGCCCGGTTCGGCTTCTGTCGTGCAAGGGGTAACTGAAGATCAGGCAGGGATCGGATATAGCGGTATTGGATATCGAACCTCTAGTGTCCATGCGCTTCCTCTTTCCATGAAGGCAGGGCAACCCTTTGTGGAGCCCAATTATGAAAATGCCATCAAGGGGGAGTACCCCTTGTCACGGTATTTGTTTGTGTATGTGAACAAAGCTCCCAATCAACCGTTGTCGCCGATTGTTCGAGAATTTTTGAAATATGTGTATAGCCGTGAAGGACAGAAGGTCGTCATTAAAGATGGCTATTTCCCCATCCCGGAAAAGATTATCGGGAAACAGTCGGAGCACCTCAAATAG
- a CDS encoding ATP-binding protein, with protein sequence MRKPSLILVGWMVASMIGVGVAVAWAWPFWAIVLLGAGLVGVAVLLTRDIWDQTRENHEEVMTGVRQLEQLSGIDEARTSRVLDSDAFGGYIQRLVENVKKRMTGLEEERTKIIAIMENLVEGVVAFDPKGKVLFTNSSAHRILGLDAQALQGRSLWEIIRNQELAGLVEGCQELAWHERRQAEVELHPPVSMVLEVYALPFPFSNQKKGSVLVLHDVTQLRRLEQVRTEFVENVSHELRTPLTAIVGYLETLVDEPSLETPNNRKFVQVAHQHAVRLSRLVEDLRSLSEIESGKVVLRCESVPLCEVAQDVCEMFQHQLSKKNLQISNTIGMELNGWVDRDRLIQILVNLVDNAIKYTSDGGTISFQAIPLGDERISLQIKDTGQGIPSTDLPRITERFYRVDRARSREEGGTGLGLSIVKHLLQLLDGKLRIQSELGKGTTVEVILPVSRPTPSSQSL encoded by the coding sequence ATGCGTAAACCTTCGCTCATTCTTGTTGGTTGGATGGTGGCCTCCATGATCGGTGTGGGTGTGGCGGTTGCCTGGGCATGGCCTTTCTGGGCGATAGTGTTGTTGGGGGCTGGTTTGGTCGGCGTGGCGGTGTTGCTGACCCGGGACATCTGGGATCAGACGAGAGAAAACCATGAAGAGGTCATGACAGGCGTTCGTCAACTTGAACAACTCAGCGGGATTGATGAGGCGAGGACTTCTCGTGTGTTGGACTCCGATGCCTTTGGAGGCTATATCCAGCGCCTGGTGGAAAACGTGAAGAAACGTATGACCGGCCTCGAGGAAGAACGCACGAAAATTATCGCCATCATGGAAAATCTGGTGGAAGGGGTGGTGGCCTTTGATCCAAAGGGAAAGGTGTTGTTCACCAATTCCAGCGCCCATCGCATATTGGGATTGGACGCTCAAGCGCTTCAAGGGCGATCGCTGTGGGAAATCATCAGAAATCAAGAACTGGCAGGTCTGGTTGAAGGCTGCCAGGAATTGGCGTGGCATGAGCGACGACAGGCAGAGGTAGAATTGCATCCTCCCGTCTCCATGGTGTTAGAGGTCTATGCGCTCCCTTTTCCCTTTTCCAATCAGAAGAAGGGGAGCGTGCTGGTGTTGCACGATGTTACCCAATTACGTCGCTTGGAACAGGTACGGACGGAGTTTGTTGAGAACGTGTCCCATGAACTGCGCACCCCGCTGACGGCCATTGTCGGATATTTGGAAACGCTTGTGGATGAACCGTCATTGGAAACTCCGAACAATCGGAAATTTGTGCAGGTTGCCCACCAACATGCGGTGCGGCTCAGTCGGTTAGTAGAAGACTTACGCAGCCTCTCGGAAATTGAATCGGGAAAAGTCGTATTGCGTTGTGAATCGGTGCCGTTGTGTGAAGTGGCGCAGGATGTCTGTGAGATGTTTCAACATCAACTCTCGAAAAAAAATCTGCAGATCTCCAATACGATCGGAATGGAACTTAATGGCTGGGTTGATAGAGACCGCTTGATTCAGATTCTGGTAAATCTCGTGGATAATGCAATTAAATATACGTCTGATGGAGGCACCATATCGTTTCAGGCCATACCGTTGGGAGATGAGCGGATCTCACTGCAGATTAAAGATACAGGCCAGGGTATTCCTTCAACGGATCTTCCGAGGATTACCGAACGATTTTATCGGGTGGATCGAGCGCGGTCCCGTGAAGAAGGTGGGACGGGTCTTGGGCTCTCCATCGTCAAGCATCTACTTCAACTGCTCGATGGCAAACTTCGCATACAAAGTGAATTGGGAAAAGGGACCACCGTGGAGGTGATCCTGCCTGTATCCAGGCCAACTCCCTCAAGTCAATCTTTGTGA
- a CDS encoding TM0106 family RecB-like putative nuclease, which translates to MARQRVTAQDLYNYTKCLHRVYLDSHGDPSEKSEVSSFVKLLWEVGLQTERDYITSLGDQEIVDLQNLAVEPAFQETLVAMEHGAAVIYQGCLIHEHFVGRPDLLVKREDGASRFGKYLYEPIDIKAGKGWEEADGKKPKFKEHYAFQILFYRLLLEKIQGTVPAGGRIINVDKQLEQFDPAPFEERFNQAMRDVQQLVSGKETSEPVMGSHCTMCGWFSRCYRWVKKESDPTGLFFVGKQKFALREQGIRTIQDIAHMDVQTYLKPPHKIPRMGKVSLTRMKERAQVLLEGKPKIRSGYRFPEVDREIYFDIEDDPTRGVTYLFGMVIQDGKRPSHFTYFLAKRPEDEEQAVRDFWQFIQSTEQAVYYVYSHKERSTLKRLMEKYDLDAETFEKYKACEFDLYQDLIVEYSDWPTFSYGIKHIAKFIGFQWRDVDPSGANSIAWYNDYLANPAHEALLNRILEYNEDDCYAMAAITRYFVHHAHKTQGMPKKLAP; encoded by the coding sequence ATGGCCCGGCAACGAGTCACCGCTCAAGACCTCTATAACTACACCAAGTGTTTGCATCGCGTGTATCTGGATAGCCACGGCGATCCCTCCGAAAAGTCCGAGGTCAGCTCATTTGTGAAATTGTTGTGGGAAGTGGGGTTGCAGACTGAACGTGACTATATTACTTCCCTCGGCGATCAGGAGATCGTAGACCTGCAAAATCTTGCCGTAGAACCGGCATTCCAGGAAACCCTGGTGGCCATGGAGCATGGAGCCGCTGTGATTTACCAAGGCTGTTTGATCCATGAGCACTTTGTGGGGCGACCGGATTTGTTGGTGAAACGTGAGGATGGAGCGTCTCGCTTTGGCAAATATCTTTATGAGCCGATTGATATTAAGGCTGGAAAGGGTTGGGAAGAGGCGGACGGCAAGAAACCCAAGTTTAAAGAACATTACGCCTTCCAGATTTTGTTTTATCGGTTGTTACTTGAGAAGATTCAGGGAACAGTTCCAGCGGGTGGGCGGATCATTAATGTAGACAAACAGCTTGAACAATTTGATCCGGCTCCATTTGAAGAACGGTTTAACCAGGCCATGCGGGACGTTCAGCAACTGGTGTCCGGGAAGGAGACTTCGGAACCGGTGATGGGAAGTCACTGTACCATGTGCGGATGGTTTAGCCGATGTTACCGATGGGTGAAAAAGGAGTCCGATCCCACCGGCTTATTTTTTGTGGGTAAACAAAAATTTGCGCTCAGGGAGCAGGGGATTCGGACGATTCAAGATATTGCTCACATGGATGTGCAAACTTATCTCAAGCCCCCTCATAAGATTCCGCGAATGGGAAAAGTCTCCCTGACACGGATGAAAGAGCGGGCGCAGGTTCTGTTAGAGGGAAAGCCGAAGATCCGCTCCGGCTATAGGTTTCCGGAGGTTGATCGGGAGATCTATTTTGATATTGAAGATGACCCGACCCGTGGCGTCACCTATTTGTTCGGAATGGTCATTCAGGATGGAAAGAGGCCCTCTCATTTTACCTATTTTTTGGCTAAAAGGCCCGAAGACGAAGAGCAGGCGGTCAGGGACTTCTGGCAATTTATTCAATCGACGGAACAAGCTGTGTACTATGTGTATTCCCATAAGGAGCGATCGACGCTGAAACGTCTGATGGAAAAATATGATCTGGATGCCGAGACGTTTGAAAAATATAAGGCCTGTGAATTTGATTTGTATCAAGACCTCATTGTGGAATATTCTGATTGGCCGACATTTTCTTATGGGATTAAACATATCGCCAAGTTTATCGGGTTTCAGTGGAGAGACGTGGACCCGTCCGGCGCCAACTCCATTGCCTGGTATAACGATTATCTAGCCAATCCGGCTCATGAAGCGCTGCTGAATAGAATTTTGGAATATAACGAGGATGATTGCTATGCCATGGCAGCCATCACACGATATTTTGTACATCACGCCCACAAGACTCAGGGTATGCCTAAAAAGCTGGCGCCTTGA
- a CDS encoding response regulator, producing MAATVLVVDDEKDLVELVKYHLEKEGLKCLEARDGETALQMARERTPDLIVLDLMLPGVDGLEVCRKLRKDPKTSSIAIIMLTAKAEEVDRIVGLEMGADDYMVKPFSPRELLARVKAVLRRGQGQDMPALKRVGTLEVDEGKHQVTVDGTVVELTVKEFDLLCALMRANGRVLNREQILETVWGYSNAVDIESRTVDVHIRRLREKLGRECARIVTVKGVGYRFESGSV from the coding sequence ATGGCTGCAACGGTATTAGTCGTTGATGATGAAAAGGATCTGGTGGAGTTGGTCAAGTATCACTTGGAAAAGGAAGGTCTCAAGTGCCTGGAAGCGCGTGATGGGGAGACGGCCCTGCAGATGGCAAGGGAACGTACTCCGGATCTTATAGTCCTGGATCTCATGTTGCCGGGTGTGGATGGGTTAGAGGTCTGCCGGAAGTTGAGGAAAGACCCGAAAACGTCTTCGATCGCCATTATTATGTTGACGGCGAAGGCCGAAGAGGTCGATCGGATTGTCGGGTTGGAAATGGGGGCGGACGACTATATGGTGAAACCCTTTAGCCCAAGGGAACTCCTCGCCAGAGTGAAAGCGGTGTTGCGGCGGGGACAGGGGCAGGACATGCCGGCGCTTAAACGGGTTGGAACGCTCGAGGTCGATGAAGGCAAACACCAGGTGACGGTGGACGGGACCGTGGTGGAGTTAACTGTCAAGGAATTCGATCTGCTCTGTGCGTTGATGCGGGCGAACGGCCGGGTCCTGAACCGGGAGCAAATATTGGAAACGGTCTGGGGTTATTCCAATGCCGTGGATATAGAATCGCGAACGGTGGATGTGCACATCCGGCGGCTCCGGGAAAAGTTAGGACGCGAATGCGCACGCATTGTGACGGTCAAAGGTGTGGGCTATCGTTTTGAGTCGGGGTCGGTCTAA